The Pungitius pungitius chromosome 10, fPunPun2.1, whole genome shotgun sequence DNA window ATTGGAAGTAGTCGGGAAAAATCCCTAGACTTTTAATtttgtgatgatgtcacttATGTTTAACTGTTTATGGATCAGTCTCATTTTGTACGGAAGCTTCTCTATGACCTACCATCAGAGCGTTGTCTTTTTCTATATCGTTGTTAATGCTTATCATTTGGGCTGGAACCGGGACTGGGGATGGAAACGTTTTAGTTTCTAAATAATAACTCTCTCATTGATATTCAggaatttttaaatgtaattatcaGAACCTTGAACTGAAGCAAACTACACTGCATTctaaataacatttaacatgtCACACAGAACCACAACTCCATCCATAGAACATGGGTAGAACTACAGGACTACAGTCTGCCGAATATTAACACATGAACCCAAACTCTGGGGTGGAGGTTTATACAACACGGATCCTCTCCAGCCATAACCCAAAGAGTGGGAGTCATTAATTTGCACCGTAGAATTAATGCATCTGGAGAAAATGTAGGGTTAATTGTCTTCCCCAAGGTCCCAGGATTGAATAGCCGGTCCTGATTTGTTGCATGATGCAATGCAAGACGTTATAGGAAAAGGTTTCTCTTTGTCTGCATACGACTTCTCTGCCTTCCTTAATCTTTGGTCACACTGAAAGAGGAATAATTATTCAACAATCGTTTTTAATTAtgaatgaacttgtttattttgtcttttaagtGTGTGTTACACCAAGATGTGTTATACGTTGTGATTATCTTCCTCTGATTAAGATTAGAGGTAATATCCAGTTGCTTAGCATTATAAATAATTTTTTCTATCTCTAGCTTACTATATGATGTAACTACAAAGTCATGttttactaaatgtatttttttcagttttacatGTTCTCCAGTAAGCAACTTCTTAAGTCATGAACTGTGGGGGCTGGTTTAACTAGCCGTTCCTCCACACATACTAAGGGGAGATGGGTCACTAATGTTGCAAAGGCTATTTATGTTTCATTACATGGTTTATACATTTCTTTGAGTCTTCACCTTATGCTGGTTAATTTGCATGGATGTCTGACTTTTTTGCACCTCTACTGCTACCAGCCCTGctcgctgcacacacacacgcacttccCTGTAGAATTATAAAGGCAAATCCTGATGGAAGCGAGAGCGAGAAAAAAAGCAAGTGGACATATCATTTCTTTGAAGTAGAAACCTTGTTAGTATATATCTTATTGATCATATTTGTTATATGTCTGTAATCTGTAATTATATAGTTCTATATAaactgcatttgtgtgtgtgtgtgtgtgtatatatatatatatatatatatatatatattgtgatgcTTTGTGACTTTCTATATTTTCCaacttcttcaactttaaaaaaaaaaagatttaagaaGCAGAATGATCCTCCATTTGGAAAACCAAATTAATGTACCCTAACAACATTATTATTGCTGTTACTACTACTGTACACATTGCATCACTAACTTTGTTCCTTCCCCGGAggttttgtgctttctcgcttCACAGGTTTCCTGCCATGGCCCTGCTACTATGCATTAAGTGGTAACAATCTATAGTATTTATTTACTTGTGAATAATCAGTTGTATAAACATGGGGTGAAATCTACCCAAACAAATCGAGGGTAGATTTGTTTGGGTAGATTCTATAGGTTGTTTTTTATAGTGGATGAGATTAACGTTCTGTCATagagaaataaagtttttttttcaattctctctctctcgcgtgTGAGCGAGTGGCTGATTGAGCGATTTtcttacattgtttttctccttagttatatatatttaatttaatgtggtTTATGGTTTGATTTTCACCTTAGTTGAGGGTTTAGTCTTTGGGttctttatttggtttttctttttctcctgcagGTGTCTCGCCGGTCGGCGTCTCTAGACGCCATGGTAAATGGAGACACGTTGTCCAAGCTCACGAGGAAGCACGGCATCAAGATCGCCGCTGACTTCACGTGTAGCGTAGAGGACATCGGGTTGGCTGTGGGGGAGAAGGTCGGGCACGGCAGCATTAAATTGGCCTCCCGCATGAACGGCGCCGTGGTCATCTtcctggaccaggtggagaaGGTGAACCGTGTCGTCGAGACGGGTGAAAAGAATGGGAagcctgcagaggaaacagagcAGGGTGGCGGAGGAGTTGGGAAAGGTACAagcgggtgggggtggggagaaCAGGTAGATGAAGctgaaatggaggaggaggaggcaggggagCAAACAACTGcccccaaaaggaaaaaaaggcccAGAATACAGGCAGCGAAGCCAAGACCAGCAAGGGCGGGGAAGACACACAGACGGGTCGGGGACAAAGGCAGTCAGAGGACAGCAAGAGTGAAGGGGAGCTCTCAGACTGCAGTGAGGCTCCGACAGTTTTTTTTAGCAACAGCCAGCAGCAGAAGATGTACACCGCTGAAAGAATAGGAACattcttgaaaaaaacaaaaggcaaaaggGGAATAAAAGACTATTTTCCAGACCTAAATTTGTTTTACACCTCTGCTAGACACCACATGAGTCGGAGGGAGGAGGCTGGCATAACTGAGGAgggttttagattaaaaaaactgtTATCCAAAGTACGCAAAGCATTGAACAAGTGTAATGTTGAAATctccaatgtgtgttttaattaatttattggtTCTTATTTTTTCTGCATACCTACTCACAATGAATACTTTTAAAGTTGGGAGTTTAAATGTGAATGGAACCAGAGATAAAAAGAAGAGAGCATctatttatgaatttaaaaagattAAGTATGTTCTCTTCTTACAAGAAACTCATAGCGACAGCACCAACGAGGCCGACTGGATGAAGGAGCGGGAAGGGGAAGTCCTCCTAAGCCACAGCACCAACCTCAGTGGAGGAGtaggcttcctcttctccaggtcttttaatttcaactaagctgcttaaggaagtttttccgttaattagcacatccctactggatattatgaatctgtctttgttgacaggacatgtaccacagtccttcaaggtagctgtaattaaacctcttctgaagaaacctaccctagctccagaggtgttggctaactacagacccatctctaatcttcccttcctcgctaagatcctggagaaatctgtcgcgaatcaattatgtgactttctacaaaacaatgctttgttcgaggatttccagtcaggatttcgaatgcatcacagcacagaaacggcactggtgaaaattacaaatgatcttctacttgcatcggaccaaggacttgtatcttttcttgtattgctggacctcagtgctgcatttgacaccatcgatcaccgtatcctgctgcagagactggaacacttgattggcatcaaaggaactgcactcagctggtttaaatcttatttatcggatcgatcccagtttgtgtttgtgaacggtgaatcatcgaggaccacgaatgttggtcacggagtcccacaaggttctgtgcttggaccgattctatttaccctgtacatgcttcctttgggcaacgttatcagaaaacaccgcataaacttccattgttatgcagacgatactcaactgtatctatcgatcaagccagaagacaccaaccaacttgttagacttcaggactgtcttggagacatcaaaacttggatgacctgcaacttcctgatgttaaactcggaaaaaacggaagttaacATGAtcggcccagagcgccttcgaagtcagctgtcacgtgatacagtctctatggatggaattgctctggtatccaacagcaccgtcagaaatcttggagttctcttcgaccaggatatgtccttcaactctcatataaagaagacttcaaggactgccttttttcatctacggaatatatcgaaaatcaggaacttcctgtctcaaagtgatgcagaaaaactagttcatgcatgtggtggcgggcgtggtttcggctcggctgcaggggggagagggggagtggctcggggaaccgtgCCAGGTGAGGGCAGTTAGAACCAGCTGCCAATAAttaactaatgtgtgtgtgctctgcccGAGATATAatacagggaggcggcgagcaaaGGAGAGCGGGAGTACGAGCGAGCTGAACGCCGGCGCGTTGTTCTGAAACAGTACccaataaaagtgtatttaaaaccCGCCACCCTGGTGTCCCgtgcctctgtccggagcccgagctaCCCACACAGTAcaatgcatttgttacttctagactggattactgtaattctttgttatcaggctgctcttgtaaatcgcttaaacctctccaactgattcagaatgctgcagcacgtgtattaacaagaactaagaaatgggatcatataactcctgtattaacttctctgcactggcttcctgttaaatcaagaatagaatttaaggtacttctcctcacctacaaggcacttgctggtgaggcaccgtcttatcttaaagagcttgttacaccgtattgccctacaaggcatctacgctccgtagatgctgggctacttgtggttcctagagttttaaaaagtaggatgggggccagagccttcagttatcaagctcctcttttgtggaaccagcttccactttcagtccggggggcagactcggtcagttcatttaagataaagcttaaaacgttcctctttgatattgcttatagttagggctggctcaggttagcctggaccagcccttagttaagctgctctaggcttagactgccgggggacttcttaggacacaccgagcccctctttcactctcacactcgcactctctcctcccacaatcatccatgttttattaatgtacatcactaattaagcttctttccgggagttttttgtgctttctcgcctaccaggtctccgtggatcatagtttcgtgcggaccctggttctgactcctggctcatggctctgctgacacctgctgctgccatcatcattactttaaatatgattcatattactgtcatcaaaaaccaacatctttctgctctccctccccacagaagcctctgtggatggtggttcgatctgatggaggttgtccctgcagtggtcctgccgtacacctgttctgctacttgcaataacttgtatcatttcagttagagaaatttaatgtattgtacatcctttacattgttgattctgtacacatgacatccattgcagtctgtccatcccgggagagggatccctcctctgacgttctccctaaggtttcttcccttttttccccattgaagggttttttcatattttggggagtttttcctgtgccgatgtgagggtttcgggacagaggatgttgcatgtgtacagactgtaaagccctctgaggcaaatttgtaatttgcgattttgggctatacaaaataaaatgaattgaattgaattgaattttaatCCTTTGTCActggaggtcaaacacatcatcgaggggaggttgtttttagtcaaggcgcGGTTCGACCTTTTGACTGTTGTTTTGATGTGCAATACAGCACACCTTCAACGTCACCAGAGACATCACTAGATCTATGAAGGACCTGGAAACTGATATAGTGGAACTAGAGCGTTTAAGCGAGTCCACAGGAGATCGAGGACATATTGAAGtcctcaaagggaaaaaaattgCTCTGGCCGACCTGTTTGATGTTAAAGTCCAGGGTGCACTGGTCAGGTCCCGATTCCAGAACATCACAGAGATGGACACTCCCTCTGGCTACTTCTTCGGTCTGGAGAAGAAGAGTGTGATCCACTCACTGCTAGGTGACGCAGGGCAGCCAGTTGTGGAACCATGCCAGATTCGAAGGCAAGCCGTGGGGTTTTTCTCCTCCCTGTATGCCAGCGAGTACAGGGAGTAGGAACCACTGACAGAGGAGTTCGGGGACGAACTACCTCAAGTCTCTGATGAGACCAACGTGTGGCTAGACAAGCCCATAACCATAGAGGAGCTGAGGACCGCCTTGATGGGCATGCACGGACGACGTGCACCAGGCATTGACGGCCTCACAGCTGAATTTTATAAAACCTTCTGGGACATCCTTGCAGGGGACCTATTAGAAGTGTTTAATGAGAGTCTGGCCTCTGGTTCCATGCCGATGTCCTGCCGCAGAGCCATCATAACACTGCTGCCAAAAAAGGGAAAGCTGCAGGACATCGGCAATTGGCGGcctgtgtccctgctgtgtgtggattacAAGCTTCTGTCCAAAGTCTTTGCCTCCAGGCTGAGGGAAGCTATGGCAGGTCCATGGTAGATAATGTCTACCTCATTCAAGATGTTTTGGAGGTCTACAGCTCGTTGGGTATTAATACTGGCCTGATTTCTCTAGaccaggaaaaggcttttgaccgCGTTGAGCACAACTTCCTCTGGAAAGTCATGGGGAAGTTTGGGTTCAGCGCTGGTTTTATAGCTAAGAtccctcaaatgtcttttaaaggtaGAATTCTGGTTTTAAACAACTTGATTACATCTCAGTTGTGGCACCGACTCGCATGTTTAGACCCTCCCTCGGGCTTCCTGgcccacatacaaaaaaaaatggtagacttcttttgggggggggtctacACTGGGTGCCACAAGGGGTGCTGTTTTTagccagggaggaggggggacagggCCTTGTCCACCTGGCCAGTCGGACGGCCACTTTTAGACTCCAGTTTATACAAAAATACCTCACAGGTCCAGATGATTTAGTGTGGAGAGACGTGGCCAGCTGTATTTTCAGGCGTGCAAACAACATGGGGCTGGATACTGCTCTGTTCTTAATTGATTCTAATGTTTTAAAGCTAAATGGGCTACCTCCGTTTCATCAGGGTGTTTTTAAGTCTTTTTAACCGTAAAAGGTGACCACAGTCTTCCTCTCTGTACTGGTTGTTGAAAGAACCTTTGATTCATACAGCAAAGCTGGACATCTGCAGCAGTGGTACCCCTGGCCTGATGGGGGCGCTGCTGAGGGCACGAGTCCtgtgcctgcagcagctggtggacgcaGTGAGGCCGATGCTGAACGACGCCCCGGCCCTGGGCTCTCTACTGGGACTTTATTCCGTCCGAGTGGCAAGGAGGGTCCTTGAGCTGTGGAACCAGAGGCTGACGGGAGAGGAAAGGACCCTCCTCAAAAACTACAGCCAGAGCCAAGTGGAGCCGGACCCTGCAGACCCTTTCCCCGAGATCTACTTGAGCCCGGGGCTGGGGATCTCACCGGCCCCCTGCTCGCTACAACACGCCCGGAGGCGCTGACATTACATGTTTGAAATTGAAAAGACtataaagatgtaaataaagcgtttaaaaaaaatcaaatctctctctctctctctcagaggaAAAGTCTAGGAAGCAGAAATCTGTCTCACTCCCCTGAATAATGAATGGAGCTTGGGAGTTCTCCCACTCAAAGCCCCTGATCAGTATGccaaatacaagaagacacatcACTGCCATCACATTGAAACCACATAAATCACAATGTTTGGGGTACTCTCTTGTTATGGCTCAGGCTGAGGTGTCTGTTAGGGTATGACAATGTGTCCTCCAGCCTCCTAGGTTGCTTCACAAGAAAGATGGTAATAAGATATGCTGTAGCCCCTTCATCACCAGCACCACCATAAAAATCACTTTGAAGGCTCTCACCCAGTGTATTCCTCTTCTCAGCTGACTTTTTCCATGCTCCACTAGTAGAATTATTGATCATTTGCTTTAGAGgggtgtggagggagagagtgggTGGTGAGGAGGTTGTTGGGAGTGGGAGCTGCAAAGGGCGATGGTGGCACCCAGTGCCCtttgcgctgggagccgcaaggttggcagtttaaatcccggctgccccatgtgccatgttgaagacACCcaaacccctaattgctccccaggcaaaatgtaacgcatgggttataatgcaaagtcgctttgaataaaagtgtcagctaaatgacatgtaatgtaaagtagtCGTGTGTCTTCACTGCAGGGGCTCAGCCAGTCTTCCTAAACTCAATCAAAAAGATCTGGTGAACCATCACTGTTTAACTTTTCCAAAAGTTGGCCCTTTCTCTAGTTCATGTCTCCTGAGGCTTCCTGTATTGATGGAATAGGGTCTGCATGTGTGAtagcaattcaattcattttattttgtatagcccaaaattacaaatttgcctcagagggctttaaagtctgtacacatgcaacatcctctgtcccgaaaccctcacatgggcacaggaaaaactccccaaaatataaaaaaaccctttcatggggaaaaaagggaagaaaccttagggagaacatcagaggagggatccctctcccgggatcgacaaactacaatggatgtcatgtgtacaaaaaaaactatctaacagatgtcatttatatttatattatggccgggactcgattaaaaatattaatctaattaattagaggctttgtaattaattaatcgaaattaatcgcatatattatacatacaaatatttgacctgagaacagtgagaagtcatttttttcacatggatttttatttttgttgaaccaattccagtgtagcaatagcatatttagaaatatagtactttcagaaattcaggtagcctataggtaagtagaccttctgtaaactaggtttttttaagtagaccaatactttcaagtacattcagaacattggttattttttcagacgtggacttagttaccctggtccttgaaccagtcatctggtgcagtgtgggttgcgtgtgggtccttgtacatccacgctagctgctaattgttttgcgttggggctcgatgtgaattccttgttgcatagcttgcacacaaccatgctcttatcgacgcttccatccgtgtgtttatcataataagatttcccattcacggggccacccgacacggtcttgtcagcttcttcgttcatgttcactgtggtttgttgttgtctgaagtcatgaacgctacttggtgctccagtataatcggtccgccgaaactcatccagtgagaaacgttccgcggtgcaataaataagtgtaaaatgcgtaaaaaatgtttaatgagttattttttgtgtaattaattaatcttaattcacattgtaattaattaatcgtaattaacgcgctaaagtcccggccctaatttatatattattagaaATGCAACACTTACCCTGAAATGTTCATTAACAACGCATTTTACTTGTTTTCGCTATATTTATCTAGATTATTGATCTTGTTATATTACAACTTTAATGAACCAAGTATTTGACCAAAACCACAACTTTTGCCAAAAATCAGTCTCTGGTACATACATGTGGCATTTCATTCattgtgcatctcttctaccagatcttcagacttccaggagacttgaaatcggattgagtatattttctttaaccaagctagtctgctaaacttgttgttgcttgtgctgtttttaagtgaaacttgactgctactgctttataggttacagtttcttgttttaagctaactagactgccagttgttgttattgttgtccactgattagggtgtcaacgtgcttgctgctttgcatttggacgagtttcggctgagggcaatcaacctgttgtttaCTAACGACAggggagtggtcagcgcagccgtagccgacttccactaacgagggagtatttaactggaaaCTAGGTGAAGCGTTAGCGAAGACCCTCAGcacgaagacaagcagaacaaagacgactaaggagtctttcgtggagtcttCGGGGCAACTGAGCGCGGCGCCTCACATACTCATTCGTAACTGTGTTTTATCACTATACCTGTTAGAATTTCTGCCCGCAGATACTACCGCCCCCGGCCTAGATCAATTCTTTGTCGTAATCCCTCCTCCTTTACCTACCCCGCCCGCTCCACACAGGTCCAgcaccttgtcacaggaggactctggaactgccagtcagctactcgcaaggcacacttcatctccggctttgctatccagcagtcgcttgacttcctcgccctcactgagacatggatcacaccggaaaacacatccaccccagctgctctctcctctgccttctcctttagccacacacccagacccactggcaggggtggcgggacaggtttactcatttcacccaaatggaccTTCTCCCCGTACCCCATACCTTCCCCCaccccactgtcttttgaattccatgctgtaaccattactcacccggttcaattaaacattgttgtcctctaccgcCCACCAGGCTCCTTGGGCCACTTTCTGGAAGAAAtggacatcgtcctgtcaaacttccctgaaaatggccctcagctcatcctcctaggtgacttcaacatcctgacagagaagtcatctgagctcatactcctacttgcttcttttgcactgacactcaacccctcccctccgactcacaaagctggcaatcaccttgactacatcttcactaggaactgcactacaactaacctcactgtaactccgctgaatgtctctgatcactacttcctctcatactcccttccgctctcaccaactaacgaccccgccccatcaatcgactctataccggtccgccgtaacattcgctcactctcccccccctccctggcctcctccgttaTACCAGCTCTCCCCGCAACCGACTCTTTtgcacttttgcatccgaacgttgccgcagagactctcctaacaactctgtcgtcctctctcgactcgctgtgtccgcttaagactcgacgggctggcagatcccctccagctccgtggctgactgaaccggtgcgtgctacgagagccactctgcgagcatctgaaaggaaatggcgaaaatacaaacaacctgatgacctgcatgcgtttgagtcgcttctgtcatctttttctgcctccatctctgctgcaaaaagtgctttctaccaatccagaattgagtcctcattttccaaccccaaaaaactattttccatcttcactaacctcctcgaaccccccagtcctcctcccccctccacccttctcccaggagactttgtcacctactttaccagaaaaatagatgacatacgctcctccttctccaacccacctccttccagttatatcgcacagacctcgccccaaTCACCCTCActaccctgtttcacacccctgtccccttgaccccatcccatcccatatcctacagtcgatcgcccctgatcttcttcccttcctcacatgtctcatccTACTTtgacggtcgcacctaccgggtaacttggggaggatcagtgttggaaccttgtccccttacaactggagttcctcagggctccgtcctgggtcccctcctcttctcaatttacaccaactcccttggctccgtcattcgctcgcacggtttttcctatcacagctatgccgacgacacccaactacttctctccttccccgactcggacactcaggtggcggcacggatctctgcatgtctgactgacatctcccagtggatgtccgctcatcacttgaagatcaaccccgacaagaccgaactacttttcttccctggaagaaCCTCGCCCACCCAGAACCTGATCGTTAACTTCGGCAaatccgtgttaacgcccactcagagtgccaggaacctcggcgtgacacttgactcccaactctccctgactgccaacatcgcagtgacgacccgatcctgtagatacacgctctacaacatcaggagaatacgtccccttctcactcagaaggcggcacaggtactgattcaggcgcttgtcatctcccgccttgactactgcaactctctgctggcgggtctcccaggtaccgccatacgaccactgcagctcatccagaatgcagcagctcgactggtcttcaaccttccgaaatactcccacaccacaccgcttctccgttcacttcattggttaccagtagctgcccgcatccagttcaaaacattggtactgacgtaccatgctgtgaatggatcgggaccagtctacatccaggacatggtgaaaccctacatcccaactcgcacacttcgatctgcatctgcaaagcggcttgttcctccctcactgagagaaaagcactcgacgagatcgcgactctttgctgtcctggcttcgagatggtggaatgagctctccgatgacatcaggactgcagagagcctctacatcttccgtcgaaaactcaagacacacctctttagactctaccttgactaaaacactagcaaaccgtagcactaacaaatgatagcacttaaaatgtacttataatggcacttttctataacatgttttgtaac harbors:
- the LOC134132802 gene encoding LOW QUALITY PROTEIN: uncharacterized protein LOC134132802 (The sequence of the model RefSeq protein was modified relative to this genomic sequence to represent the inferred CDS: inserted 2 bases in 1 codon), translated to MCTLQAEDEDLNQGALEETTLGICVVKHTDATDGPEDIGIVLEGQVVSRRSASLDAMVNGDTLSKLTRKHGIKIAADFTCSVEDIGLAVGEKVGHGSIKLASRMNGAVVIFLDQVEKVNRVVETGEKNGKPAEETEQGGGGVGKETHSDSTNEADWMKEREGEVLLSHSTNLSGGHTFNVTRDITRSMKDLETDIVELERLSESTGDRGHIEVLKGKKIALADLFDVKVQGALVRSRFQNITEMDTPSGYFFGLEKKSVIHSLLDKPITIEELRTALMGMHGRRAPGIDGLTAEFYKTFWDILAGDLLEVFNESLASGSMPMSCRRAIITLLPKKGKLQDIGNWRPVSLLCVDYKLLSKVFASRLREAMAAKLDICSSGTPGLMGALLRARVLCLQQLVDAVRPMLNDAPALGSLLGLYSVRVARRVLELWNQRLTGEERTLLKNYSQSQVEPDPADPFPEIYLSPGLGISPAPCSLQHARRYYRPRPRSILCRNPSSFTYPARSTQVQHLVTGGLWNCQSATRKAHFISGFAIQQSLDFLALTETWITPENTSTPAALSSAFSFSHTPRPTGRGGGTGLLISPKWTFSPYPIPSPTPLSFEFHAVTITHPVQLNIVVLYRPPGSLGHFLEEMDIVLSNFPENGPQLILLGDFNILTEKSSELILLLASFALTLNPSPPTHKAGNHLDYIFTRNCTTTNLTVTPLNVSDHYFLSYSLPLSPTNDPAPSIDSIPVRRNIRSLSPPSLASSVIPALPATDSFALLHPNVAAETLLTTLSSSLDSLCPLKTRRAGRSPPAPWLTEPVRATRATLRASERKWRKYKQPDDLHAFESLLSSFSASISAAKSAFYQSRIESSFSNPKKLFSIFTNLLEPPSPPPPSTLLPGDFVTYFTRKIDDIRSSFSNPPPSSYIAQTSPQSPSLPXVSHPCPLDPIPSHILQSIAPDLLPRTYRVTWGGSVLEPCPLTTGVPQGSVLGPLLFSIYTNSLGSVIRSHGFSYHSYADDTQLLLSFPDSDTQVAARISACLTDISQWMSAHHLKINPDKTELLFFPGRTSPTQNLIVNFGKSVLTPTQSARNLGVTLDSQLSLTANIAVTTRSCRYTLYNIRRIRPLLTQKAAQVLIQALVISRLDYCNSLLAGLPGTAIRPLQLIQNAAARLVFNLPKYSHTTPLLRSLHWLPVAARIQFKTLVLTYHAVNGSGPVYIQDMVKPYIPTRTLRSASAKRLVPPSLREKHSTRSRLFAVLASRWWNELSDDIRTAESLYIFRRKLKTHLFRLYLD